The Fusarium fujikuroi IMI 58289 draft genome, chromosome FFUJ_chr05 DNA segment ACCTGGCCGCACAACTACCTGATGTGATGTGAGGTTTGATTTGACACACATGTGCTTTTACGTTTAGTACGGATCCATACCTATACCTCCCAACCTCACGTTGGCAGGTACCTACTAGTTACTAACTCGGCCGACTATGTACTACCGGCAGGTAGAGCTCTCCTCTCATTCGCCCCATTGTGGTGGTTTCGGCTGGTTGTTTGCTAGTACATCCATCCCTCCTAGGTGACAGCCAGCCCAGGCCATGGAAGTACCTTAGGTGAGGTGAGATAGCTCATAGGTAAGTACTGTAGCACTTCCCTttccagtcagtcagtcagtcagtcaagcaaaataataatattaaacttacctaaccttacctacctaaactctctttcctttccctcctcttctgccTAATTATACTATTCCCATTTCATTTTCCTCCTACAGTCAGCCTTTCCCTTTATCACTGTACGGTCCTCCACTCCTCCCATTCACTGACTTTGACTGGATTGTCGACTATCTCTCTACCTAATCTACCCTCCTTCCCACGTCACTGTCACTGACACTTACCCGATTTTCCTTTACAGTACTTTCCATTCTCGCTTGGAGGTGATCGTCTGAGCTTACTCTCTTATTCGCGaatacttttttataagGTACTTAATCTATCCGACGTCTTTCTTGTCCACAAGCAATCTTTGtccctccttgtccttgcgaGCACATTTGTCTCGCCCCCAATCCCCCAATCCTGCGGCCTATCTGCCTCCCAGAGAAAAACTTTATCATTCATACCACGCCCGTTCCCAGGTGCATCGCGTATCACAAACTGTGCAACACAGCTGCACCTCCCCTTTACCCCAAAGAACACACTGAAACTATTCGATCGCGTCCTTCTATCATCCCCCATTACGTCCCCCTCAGTGAGGTTGTACCTATCTGCAGGGGATAGTGGCGCGCGCTGCGAAACCGTGGGCTCATTTGCGCGACAGCGATCTAATTCCAATTGCAGTTCCGACTGACCTGGGGTGCTGAATGGCATTTGCGAGGAAAGCCAGCTTCTGTAACCAAAACCCGCTTCTTTTTCGACAGGCCCATGCCCATTGACAGCGGCCgcgagaaaaaagaaagcaattCGGCCACTAACGAGCTTTGGGTGACAAGGGGATTTGTCACTTTCATGCTTCATCTTTCATGCTAGGCCAGCTCCCTCCCTATTGAACCCACCACTATCATCTTTCCTTAGACCGATACACGCTGGTCGCAACGCGCCTAACCCCATCAGAGTTTCGAGATTTAAATGTATAATTTTTTAATCTCACGCGCTTTCCGCCAATTCATTTCCTTTTCTCAGCCTATTACCTCAGCTTGACTTTTGGGGTGATTTAGTCCGATTACAGCCCGCTTTCAGCACGCGCCCCACGACTCTATTTCAGCCTTTGGGCAATCGGATCAGAGCCACTGATTTACAAATTCCTGCGACCATCTGCACAACACCTAGGTAGTGAAACGCGTTCGCCCGTCTGCGGCTTGCTCATTCCCTTAAGCCAGACGCCGTCACGTGTAACACAGTAGCGAGTTCATGCATCCAATCATCAAAGCTTCTACTGCATCTTGACTGATATTGGTCCTACCTTAAAGTCTTCTTGGTATTGCAGATCCGTGATAAGCAGTCGCTTGAACCACTGGGCCCACGATGGCCACAGGGGAAGATGTCTGGGACTCTCTCCCAGAGGGGGAGCAAAAGTCTGTTTGGGATGAGACAGAACGCAATTTTTGGGTTAATCTTCGCACCAAGAAGGATGCAGAAAACAAAAAGATTGAGAAGGATTTCCAGCTTTCGATTAACGAAGTCAGGTTGAAACTCAGTGACCTTACAGGACAGCGAAGTCAACTGAAAGAATCTCAATCTCGACTGGCCAGGGAACTCGCCAAAGTTGAGGCTGAATTGGCACGCACCACGGATGAGTGCGAGGAGAAGGCCAGTCGACTTGAGCGCATTGAGCAGGACTACCGCGCGTCGCGCCAGAAGAGAACAGAAACGCTCCATGATATTTGGTTCAAAATGCGTCGATTCTTTAGACAAAAAAGAGGAGAGGATCCTGATGTCCCAGACCATCTTGGACCAGAATCAGAAGGCATTGTTCTACCCGAAATGTTGCCAGAGGTATCCTCGGGCTTTAATGGAACGACCCCACGAGTAGAGCCTACTAATGGAACTGCAGTGGTAGCAGAGAgacctgaagaagaagaacaagacgacgacgaggatcgTATGGAAGGCGTTGAGCACCACGATAATAGGGGAGCCGAGAGCCTCGTTGatattgttgatgctgatggcAATGTGATTGGACCCGTGGAACAAATAGAGCCTTGGAACCAATGGGTTGAGGGTATCCAAGAATTGGAAATACGAAGACCCGTCAAGATCCGCCGAGGACGACGCTTCAACACTACACATCTTGCAGGCATTTACGAGCGAACTGAGGCGAAGGGGGTCAAATGGCTCTCTTGTATGATTCAAGCGACAGGGGCGATACAGGCCAAGAGATGCCTGTCTTGTGATAAGAACCAAGGCGCCTTTGACGACTGCATCATTGTCGGCGGGGATCTCTTCCAGAAGTGTGGCAACTGTGAGTGGAATCGCCAGGGATGCCATGGTTCCTCAGGAGACACAATTGACATACTGGCATCGAGGGAGAGGGCACAACGGAAGAAGCAACTGGAGGATGGACCCCAAGAGACTTCTGCAGACCGATCCTCAGAAACAGTACACCAGACCGTTGAAGTTCAGCCGAGGTCGTCTGAGCAAACAAGTCAATCAGAACCTCGGCGAGTCGATGAACAGATTTCTGTGCCCTATCGGCCACCTTCACCAAAGCCCGCTCCACAATATCCTGAGCTACCGTCTGAGAGACAAACTGAAAGACAGCCCGAGCGACAATATGAACGGCAACCCGAAAAACAGTCTAAACAACCAGTTGAGCCTCAACCTACGCCACAGACCGAGCGTCAAGCAGCATGGAACACAGCACCACAGCCAGAACGGCGCCCTGAACACCAAACCGAGAAAGTCCCAGATCGACCTAACGAAAGGTTCCATGATGTGATCGCCGCGAAGGCCCCAGAACGGACTGTCGAGGTAGCGCCAATCCAAATCGCTGAACGTCCTCATGAAATGTCCCACAAACCGACCTATGGACCTCCCCCAGGACCCCCAAGCCGGCCGACAACGGCTTCCAGGTCGGATTATGCCCCGGAACGAATGATTGACCCCGTGGACTCGCCCTTACCGACACTGATATATCCTCAACCCAGGCCCCTGGAGACTCCACGTTCTGTGCTTCCCTCAGGTGTTCTGCGCCGCAGTCCTCATGAAATcctccatccatcaacaGAGCTCGATGGCCCTGCCAGAGACTATCGCGGTTCTAATTCAGCTCACATATCACGAGAGCCTGAGCAAATGCACACTCCACAGGAGTATCGCGTAGCTGCTGGTTTTACGCCGGCCAATGTGAGAAGTCGACCTCCATCCAGCGATCGAGGAAGACCAACTCCACCATCTCTGTCCCTGGACCCTTCATCGCAGCCACCTGAATCTCCTCCTGCCCAGCCACTGGAAGAGATTACCCGAGAAAACATGGTCCTCAAGAACGACGGAAATGTTTACACCTATCCTGAATGCGTTGCCGGGGTGCCATTGGTCAAGATTAACGAGGAACACCCGTATTGGGAGGCCAACTGGCCTAACGTCAAGACACTCATTGAGCCACAGCTTGCTCGATGGCGTGAGAAACACCAGGCTGCCATCGAAGCAGGCCCTAAGCAGGATAAGGGTGGTTCTTCAAAGTATCAAATTGGCAGACAGGTCAACCGCGGTATTAAAATTCTCGAATTCCACGAAAAGGGCCCAATCAGTCCCTATCAGTTATTGGGGAAAAGATACATCCAGGCCGGCAAAGGCGGCATAACGTCATACGACACACTATTTCGCCTTTCGGAGACAATATCGGAGCTTGAAAAGTTCAACCTTGATATATCACCAGTTGACTGGATGCGACAGCGACTTCACGAACTAATTCAAACGCAGGGTCACAACTTCAACCTGCCACGAACAATTCACGATTTCTACCATGACTCCAAGCTCACTAGTCTTCGTTACAAGCATGGGTTCAAGAACATCGGACGTCCTTCGGGAGCCATGAAGGCGCGCTTGAGTCACGGCAGCCCTAGCAATACACCTAAACCTCTCCAAAAGCGGAAGTCTATGCACTCTGTTCCTACTACGCCCCGAGAGGATTCATTCATCAAccactctcctcttcctagCCAGGTACCACCAAGCTAtccagcgccagcgccagcgccagcgccagcgccagcgccgGTCCCCGCCCCTGGGCCCCAGCCAGCATTCAGCACCcacctcaacaagaagccgaAATACATGCCGCCTACACATGGAAGCCCCGTACATGACGAATTTCACTTCGAGGCTTGGTCCGACACAGATTCATGCAGCGGAGGTAGCATCACGAAGTACGATTGGCGGCTTGCTGTAGTCAAGACTCGGTTGTATACCAGCCATATCAATGTCACTCAGTATTGGACCTGGGTTGGTCAGATACAATGTTTCCAACACCAAGTACTCAAAGACGTGAAACCTGCGAAATGGGGCTTGTTTAGGGACGAGATCGATTTCCACGTCAACCTCgcagagattgaggagatggAATGGAGTATCGAAGCACTTCGTGTTCACATCATTATGAAAAAGGATGCCGGAGAGCTTGCTGCGGATGGCAAGCCTCGAGGAGATGTCATGGCGTCCTTTCCAAGAGCACGTACAATGCGCCGCTTCCTGTTCTTCTGTAGAGAAAGGGGTATGAAAATGGCTAAGAGGGCCCCGTAAGTGTAACACCTGAGAACAATTGTGACAAAGTTGGGAACTGACCTGGATAATAGTGAGCAACTCAATAATACGTGGGATTCCATGGTTTCTGAACAATTGCCCGGTCGAGGTGATTCTAATCAACAGTTGGTGGAATAAAAGTTGTTGACTGCAAGCGACCATCTTTGAGGGACAAACATGGCGCTTTGCTTCCTGTGTCCCTTTTAATCAGGATCTGATTTGTTTCAATTTCCTATCGTTTctagtatttttctttacttttagagGATATCACTTAGCACCAAGCCAACACTGGATTTTGTGTGCTCATCGGAAGATTGTTTTTCTTGGCTTGGGGTCAAAGGATGGAAAAGAGAACTTGATGGGTGGAAAGGAAAAGCAGATTAGAGAGGAGTTCTCTCATATTACATACTACACCTTGAGTCGGTTAAACTGAACAAATGGTCTCAATTTCCTTTCAATTCTTTCGTAGCCACTAAGCTAAGCGTTTCGCAATGTGTCGCCGAAATTCGTGTCTGTAAGCAAAGGTATAGACAGGGCTCATCTCCAAGAGAGGTCGTATTCCTTGTGGCAAATACCATATTCTTCCCGAATCAAACAGACCGTTTATACTAAACTCGTAACAGATTATGACGCATATACATCCTGTTCTACATATTCATCCCTATCGTTTTCTCAATGTTCGCGTTGGTCCTGGTCCTATATTTTGTGTCGCTGCTGACGCTGCTGCCttcacctcaacaccaccgctGCCCATCATACGACTCATCAGAGCAGCTCGACATTCCTTCGCCTTGTCATCACGATATTCCAACTGCGTTGCTGGGGGCTCGGATTCTTGGTTTTCTGGATCTTTGTCCTCATCGCCAAATACGTCGTGGAGCTCAACCGCCGAGCGGGAGGCAACACTACTGGCATTGGAGGCATTGCTGATGGCACGGCCGAATAGCTGACGCTTGCGAGGTCTTGGGGCTGGCTGTTCAGTTTCATCGGAGGCGAAGGAGGGGAGATTTGGTGTCGTGGTCTCTATGAGTGAGGTAAGTTTTGAGGAGAGGGCCTGGCGCTCCGCGGCTTTAGCGCGAAGACGAGCTTGCTCTGCATTTTCCTGTTGTTTTGCTTGCTGTATATTTTCTTGCGGAGTTGGAGGATTGTGTGTTGTTTCCTCAGTGTGCGAAGTTGTGAGGTTAACTTTGCTCGTGGGATCGGAGCGAGTGCGAGGCAATGTGGTATGTTTGGTGGGTGACGGAGATCTGTTTAGACGCGCTTGAGGAACCTCAGCAAGAGGTGAGTCAAAGTCCTTGTCCTTAGGTAGACTATTCGTTGTTGTTTGGTGAGTGCGTGCTGTGACAAAGTCTGGTGAGATGACTGAGGCAGGTTTCGCCGTCATTTTTCGAGACACCTTTTCAGGTGAATTATGATCAAAGGCCGAAGTATCGACGCCAGCGCCGTGTCGAGGTTTCATGATATGACTTTTAGTTGACTTGGAGACCGGTTCTGAGTGAGTGCGTTGCATGGGCTTTTGATGCAATCGTGCCTCAGGGGCGGTTCTAGAGGTTGGTCTAGGTTCAGGCTGAGAGGTTTCTGAGTATCGTTCTTTAATCTCAGGGAATATGTAGTCGTCGAGAGGGACCTTGAAGCCTGTACGGATACACTCCCAGAACCAATCTGCTGAAACAACAGGAACGCCCCATTTCAGAGCCACACGCAACTTCTCTTTGCGCATAGAAGTGATGTCCTTGCAAATTAACACGCTTGTAGTTTTACGGAACTCTCCATCAAACTTGGCTCCTAGCTGAACAGCGGCTCTGGCAACTTGATTCAGCTCGATTCCTGTGAAAGCAGCACTGCATATGATAAGATCCGAAAATGCTGGTATAGGGAAGAATGTGAATGGCCGACCGAGAACGTGTTCCCCGGGGTCAAAGTATTGCTTGTTGTGAAGGCACTTTTCGATATAGTATTCTGTCACAACATGGAGGCTATCATAAGTTTCCTGAGGGTGAGTGTCAGGTTGAGATGTCTGAGGAACAATCAGAAACCGGCTGCGAGGTGGCTTTGGGGTTCTTCCCAGAGCGGCCTCATTTAATGATGAGCAAATAATAGCCCCGAGGGTGACGAGTGTTTGCTCTAGGACGGAGGTTCTTTGTGCGTTGAATCCATGTATGTAAAAGAAACAACTCCCAAAAATACCCTGGTCTTCTTCTGGGACTATAGGAGCTGGTGGCTCAGGCTGAGCTCCTGCATGCTGTGGCTGTTGAACCTGAGCTTGGTTTCCGTCTTCCT contains these protein-coding regions:
- a CDS encoding related to S-M checkpoint control protein rad4, translating into MASPRTNEEEDIQIDPAEPLKGIVVCCTSIPAEHRTSIASKVAELGGIHKYDLTPDVTHLIVGDYDTPKYRHVARERPDIKAMDAAWIEELSEIWKNDEEIDYRQLENKHQLKPLEKRGIDPTVQPQRGEPARDSLLICLTGFGDQRDEIANKITSNGGLYTGDLTRRCTHLIVNKPEGKKYTAAKAWGIHPVTLAWLEQSISRRMILEEAKFDPTLPPEEQGKGAWVTRELKRTMSKRSKSAIAGGAEEGPRKLRKTASMKLGSQRNNIWGDILNRSTSRDYSFAQENKEDGNQAQVQQPQHAGAQPEPPAPIVPEEDQGIFGSCFFYIHGFNAQRTSVLEQTLVTLGAIICSSLNEAALGRTPKPPRSRFLIVPQTSQPDTHPQETYDSLHVVTEYYIEKCLHNKQYFDPGEHVLGRPFTFFPIPAFSDLIICSAAFTGIELNQVARAAVQLGAKFDGEFRKTTSVLICKDITSMRKEKLRVALKWGVPVVSADWFWECIRTGFKVPLDDYIFPEIKERYSETSQPEPRPTSRTAPEARLHQKPMQRTHSEPVSKSTKSHIMKPRHGAGVDTSAFDHNSPEKVSRKMTAKPASVISPDFVTARTHQTTTNSLPKDKDFDSPLAEVPQARLNRSPSPTKHTTLPRTRSDPTSKVNLTTSHTEETTHNPPTPQENIQQAKQQENAEQARLRAKAAERQALSSKLTSLIETTTPNLPSFASDETEQPAPRPRKRQLFGRAISNASNASSVASRSAVELHDVFGDEDKDPENQESEPPATQLEYRDDKAKECRAALMSRMMGSGGVEVKAAASAATQNIGPGPTRTLRKR